gtatctaaattacggttatattagatgactaataatattaatataaaatcatttaatgtttacattgtacattaatctaaaataaaataattgacctaatttgattacgtaggacaattcaacatatattgtaagcgtttggaagtgctgtgaggtgtggtgaggtgtggtgagataaaaagctgtggtgctgtgagatgagttggaacgcaaaaattgtttggcgtgtcacaaaaaactataATGTTGTGAGGTGCGGTGCACCTGAACACCGTTGAAACACACTGTCAAacactattatatatatatatatgattaaacTTTAAAGGACAGAAACTATCTTTTTTCGACAACATGAATTCAACCATACTCACCAATGGAAGACGCACTTACCCATTACCAAAACATAATTAGGGTAAGTCCTAGTCTAGTTTGCAAGGGCCCCTACCATAAGACCTATATGACGATGAGATCATGGGTTTTAACCCACCACCTCCACTtgcctgaaaaaaaaaacaattaggtTTTTAAATAATAGAGATTGCTTAGGTACTTAACTAAGAGAGTGATTGGGCCATTAATTGCTAAAATCTAAGAACAAGAGAGACTGAGaatctgtatatatatttaactCAAGTATACGTGCCCACACACACGCAAGTAAAGCATATAAAGTTGGAGATGGATGCTCATAATGAGTATTTTAATCTGCATGAAATGTCTTCTATTTTATAAAGTGGTTGGGCTGGGCTCGGGTAGGCCGGGCTTTGCCATGGCTCTACAAGATATAGTCTTATCCAATCCTAACACGGCCGGGTTTCCGCCCTATAACTTTGATCAAGCCTAGTACTTAAGATAACACACAGATCCAACCAGGCAAGCAAGCCCATGAGGCTCaacatatatttataaaaaaaaaaaaaaaaatcatgcttattaaatacatatattcaaagataaaattctaaaaaaactgtagatgaaaataaaaaatcgaaAATATTTTAAACCGTTGGATGCAAAGTACATACAAGCAAAAACAATAACCTAAAAAACTAGTCAAAGGCTACAAGAGTTAAGATATATAAATTACTTGTCTCTCATTCAAAGTACATATATAGCAAGAGTTAAGAAGTCTAATTAGCAGCTTTAGTTCATCAAGAAAATTAACATAAcatcatattaatatatgaCATACATAGAAatgacaagaaaataaaagatttgACACATAAATAACTAATTAATCAAGCTCAAGTACTGCTCTccaaatcaaaccaacgttCAGCGCTGCCTCCATTGCACAAATTACTTAATTCCTGCAAAATCCATGCCCTTGAAAACAACACAAAGTTTCAATCAAGTccacttaatatatatatatatatatatatatatatgtatgtatgtatgtatgtatgtatgtatgtatgtatgtaagtaTGTACTTATTACTTACATCAGAAGTAGTGCTGCTAGGTACTGATCCAGCTGGTGAATTTGGGATATACCTAGCCCACTATTAATTGATGTCAACAAGTtagaacataaaataaaatataaaggtaAATTGAACAAATTAAACATCTGTAATCTACGTTATAATTAAGATTTTACTGTAAACCCTAAATAATTAAGATGGAAAAAAGGAATTAAGAAATAAGTTACATTTTTGGCAGCGGTgctaaaagcttctctatgtgGTATCTCAGGATTTGCAGCTTTTATCCTTTGTATCTCATCCCTTCCACACAATAGATGAATTAATATACATAGAAATAaaacattaattaatttgaacttatagataatataattaaaattaatattaaccCTAACAATTAATTAAGATTACTTCATGAATCGATTGTAAGCAGAAGGAAGCCTGTGTTTCTTCTCGGGAGCtgcaaattaattaaatcaaatcaTTAATCATAACgataaatcaaacaataattatatatatattgagtttCAATAGGTATATATAGGAGATCTACGTACGTTTGACTACAAATGGTGCTTTTGGTGACAAGGGTTCATTGGATGTGGatgaggaggatgatgatgattgtcCCTTTCTGAATTCACTGCAAAATCCCTGCTTCtcctaaaaaaaatgtaataaaccccaaaaaaaaaaagcttcaatAACATATATCATTCTATATATTATTAGTGAAGAGATGCACGGCAGCATGATGAAGGAACGCTCTACTTAAATCTATTGATTTGAATCATGAAAACCAGGATCAATGCTTCAACACCTTGTTGATTCAAAAAAATACGAAGAGTGGGAAAGAAGGAAGGTTTGTCTCTTCAATGTTATTATGAAATCAAAACTCCACTGTCTCTTTCATAAGAGATTACAATTCTTAAATAGAGATAATTtaatcaaaccctaaacacttacgagaaacaaatatttaaaagtaaataaataaaactactTCGAATAAAAAAAGTACTTgactcttaaaaaaaatattaatcatGTTTTCAAACAATAAACTTCCTAAAATACGaaaaaatacaatatttaaGAGAAATATTTTCATTAGCATCATGAAGTTTATGATATGTTTGGTGTTGTGCATGgtcgtattatatatatatatatttacatatatatataattgatattTGGGCTACCATACGCTTCTAATATGTAAACTTCCAACTATTAGCTACAATACATCAAATGATCCATGAAGTAAATATTGTAGCTCATCTTTTTctccttgtatatatatatgtatatgggtGTTGATGATTTTGATTTAGATACCTGAAGATGGAATTGGGGATGGTCAAGACACTGGCCTTGAAGTGGAGGTCGGCTGGTAAGGAAGGAAAGGTTGCTACAATGACCACATTTCACTGTCACTGTGTCCACCAATCTTTTGCATGGAATCCCAACCTGCATATACAAACcatataagaagaagaagaagaagaagatcgagGAGATGGTAAAAGGATTGATTACAGCAAGAACAGTGTCGCAGAAGTTGCAGCGGACGTAGCAAAGATGCTCAGATGGAGGAACCAAGTCTGTGGGCATCTTATCAGCTGCTTCCAGGCTCATGCTCATGATGATTTGATGATTCTCAAAAACAAGTAGAGAgcttttttttagggtttgtaGGATGAGAGAGAACAGAAAGAGAGACTGGTTAGTGGGTTGTTGATCATATGTGTATCTATTAAGTATTAGAAACTCATTAACAGAGTCAAAAAGAAAATCTAGAGCGACTAGTTATAATAGAAAGGTCAGTGTACTTGCAGCGCTGCTTTATTGCAGAGCCGATCAGTTGCACGGGTTCTTTAGTCTCCTCTCATACCAGACACAATAGTACGTTCATACCTAAGATCTCGCGATATCTTGTTTGAGAACAAATCTTATTATTCTCTTCCCTCAATTTGCTTTTGTTTCAAAAATACGAATTAAGATTTCAGAAAGACTTTCTGATTGTCATTAttgtcacacacacacacacacacatatatatatatatgtatgtatgcagaaattctcttatgtggaccaaaagtgtggaccaagtttgtggacttgtttttcaaccatagatgtggtgggccccataataaatgtgtggcccccacttatgttgtgattgattataatcattggattttggtccacaaacttggtccacacttttggttcacataggagaattcctgtgtatgtatgtatatgtatgtatgtataatacacacacacacatatatattacatatagaAGAGGAGGCTTAACAATATTAACGCAGCACCGGCTACGCCTAGTAAGGGCAAAAAGAAAAGACAtatccattttatatatatatataaagatactTGAGTTTAGAAGTTTCATATTTTTAGATACTTGAGTAATGCCCTCTTTTCAACGACACCATGATTAGCGCATGTCAAATTGTCTTATTgaagaaaaattttcaatttgaaaaaacTAGACCGACACCAAAAAAAAGTGTTAACTCACCTCAAGTGGAAGGTAgtggacaaataataaaattcggTGAGATCGCCACAGATAAACGAATGCAAATTTAGTGGATGaatgaaaatacctaactagaGTACTAAATGCAACcaataacaaataatatataagaaaagtaaaaggGCCAAATGACCCAATAGCATGAAAGTGTTTTGTAACCAAGTAAATAAGATTTgcaaaaacaaatatttaaaactCTATCCTCTAATCCGTCTCGGTAGATGATCAATTCTCATGCTCAAAATATTATTGTAAAAACATGCAATAATGTACAATGAAATTGTGTGATACcgtcaatcatgcatatgcaatggAAATTGGGCATAAAAACTTCAATTCAAACATGGAGGCAATTGGGCTCATTGATCTACAGTGAAAGCTTAGGGGTAGTCACTTaatcttatggattaatgtcCCCCTTGGGGTTCGACTTTGCTAGCATCATAGTCgcacactcaaagaccaattaaccataactttACCACATTCATTCCTTAAACTCCACAACAAtcaatcatcaatacacataattaatggCTATGCAATTAGCTCAAGCAATTGGGAAAATTATGCATCGGGTGTTCCAGACTTCCATACAAGTATACTAAATTGGGTTCCTAGATTCACAATGAATGCTTAGCACATAACATATATACCAagtattatgaattaatattctcCCTTGGGGCTTAGCCTAATCGTTGAACTAGATTCACACTCCGAATCAAGCAATCACAATAATAACACACCCTTTTACATATACCAAACACATAACTATCACGAAATTGCAatagagaaatcgaagctacgattctatACGCATACCTTGAGCAATCGAAAATCGCATCCACCCTTTGGCACTAGAGACTATATGAACGAACTAGCCACTCATGAAATTGGTGATAAATAtttagccaagaacaccaataCTAGAATCCACCAAACATAGCAAATACTCAAAGTTTTTGAATAATTCCTACAAAGCATAAGATAATGATTCTTAGGCGGTTACAACcctaaatgaaagaaaaaacacGAAATTACGAAAATATCTCAAAATACTAAAATGCTCAATTGAGGCCGTAGACACTAGTGGAATTTGACAGAACTAAGGTGGGAGTAGTGGCATAGTGACTAATTTTGAAAACCATATCGAATCGAGTCTTTCGGCCAAATTTCGCACAATTTTGAGTTCATAACCTTTCGATACTACTATTCGATTTGCTTGCAATTAACTTGAAACACTAATTCTAGATCACATTGCATGCATGGGGACGAAATATCGAGAGAAGTATGATGAAGGAAAGTAATGGGAATGGGAAATCAAAGATGGTAACTGTCCAAGCATCCCATCTTTTGTGGGTGCAAtgttaaacaaaggaaatgtgAATGTGACAGATGCTACTATCACaagtcacaatcacacacacaATAAAACACTAGAGGATGGAGAAATGGGTTAGTGATGGGACAATTCCCACATTTTCCCTACTTAGAAATAAAGTCATAAACACACTTGTTTTCTCACCATTCTTTGCCGGTATAAGTCGACTTTCCCtaggtcttcttcttcttacttACTTAGATTACATGCAAAAGCTGCTGCACCTATTGCTTTtatctccctctctccctctccctctctctctctctctctctctctctctctatatatatatatatatatatatatatatatatatatatatagtgcattTGAAGAAGGCAGACATATATGAGATTCTCCTCTTTGGCTTCAAATTTCCTAGTCTCGTTGGTTCACACATATATAGTTGTGTTTCTTTAACGGATTTGGACACAATCATTGGATCTATGGTCTCTTCTGTTTCTTATACATTTTGAGAAATTTGGATTAGACGTTTCCATATCTCTATCAAAAGAATAGTTTTGCTCTCCCAAACATTTACGTATTGGGTAACGACTAAGGAATTTCCTTTGCCATAATGATATATTCGTTAATTGTATTATGACAAATATAATTCTTAGCTAGAATAATGACAaactaaattatcaaaaattgttttgtgttttgtggatatatgtgtgtgtgtgtgtgtgtatatataacttaatgGGATAAAATTATTGGTTGATATCATACTTATACCTTTAAAGGGGCATGAAACATTCCTAGTTGATCGATCATGCACCATTTAAGATGGACGAGTCCTTTTAATTATAAAGTTAGTATATATAACAGATGACTGagatcaacttttttttttgtatggctGAGATCAAAGTTGATTTAGGATTTAAGGGCAAGGGTTCAAGATTTAAAGTTTAGGTTTTAATGTTTGAGGTTTTTAACAAATAAGTTTTGGTTGGGATGATAAAGTTGATTGtgatgcatgaaccataggtcCATAGGAGGTCTTCTGGAGTTAATTCTCCTTTGTGGATTTCGGTATTGTTCTCCCCACATGGGTTTCAACTCAGTTTTACATGTCGCTAACGTGGAACGGGTTAGATTGGTGGCCCGAGTTTAGAGTTGGTATAGATGTCTTGTGAACACGTTGGGTTAGAGAATTAtcgattacccaaaaaaaagttttaggAACATTTGTGAAAGATGTTGTATAAACTTTACTTAAATAAGGATAGTAttaaaattaacaaacattaaaTTAAGATTACGCTTAACAAACCAAATTACGTAGTAAGATTAGATTATAATCTCATTTTCACATTTGATTCTTAATTTGTAATGGTAATTCCAATTTTGCTGAAATTATGTGATTGTGAAATTCTTAAAATCTTTTAAATCTAGGTGTtaaaagattttttaaaaaaattacttagGATGTGTTATTAACCATATGATGGACAAATTTcacaaattattttattttcaatatcattttttattaaaaaaaagtctctATCATTTTACTAGTGTGTTTATTGAGTTTTAAAAATTGACAAGTGTTCATtttgaatattatataattGATATATGTCATTCaatgatttaaaaaataactgaTTAAATATAAAAAGTTCAACTTATGGTAAGAGTTAAAATATACAAACGattctttccttcttctttttttccccttcttgcgttttttctcttttaaataattaaataatttaaaatttaaaatatggaACTACAAAATCCTaatttaattgaaataaaaaatttaaagtatACATATagagaaattctcttatgcgcaCATAATTTACGCActtatgttttcaccattgatttgaaacatatgagaCCTAAAGAAATGGGTcccacttatcatttcactcatccacgCCCTTAAAAAGTGatgcgtattttaagtgcgtAAATTAAGCgtgcataggagaattcctcgtATATATTAATGTTTCTACACCTATACATTCTAAGTTTATAATTATGTTTTTCAAATGCTCATTCATCTTTTCATGTACATATTATATTTAAAAGatagaaaatatcaaaattctACACACAAGATATATTATTGGAGAAAATAGaattttatgaattttaaataaagtcatatttaatatatttccttattttataagaatgtacacaaaaatgaatataaaattaaaaatttataaatattttaaatattcacGTATTtagaaatattataaatttattggtTAGTTATTTGTAAAAAGATTTAACAAAATAGTgagaattaaaatttaaaacaaaaaaatatgaactGCAAATTTACATGATCTctgatgtcaaaaaaaaaaaagaagagaaacaaatatacaaatatgATATACAAATTTAGAAAATGTTTAATGTCGAATACAATTTTATTTGAGCtaaaatatgaatttaataaaataaaaaaatagcaaATTACGTTTATAGTTCGATATACATAGTTCAAAAATCATTTTCGTTCAAGAATACTTGATATTCAAAATAATTAGTCCCTTTGCTTGCATCATATTTGTTAacgacaaatatatatatacactagcATACATGAATGAGAGCTTATTCTTATTTCTCCTAAATTTATTTCTGTAACATATATTcaattatttgtattttctatccatatataatacttttatttataataatattattggaGTTTTGAAGAACAAAATTGGACCCCATTGCAGGCTTTCTCTGCAACAAAATCATGGGTTTTAGCCCAGGTGAGTTGAGTTTGGCCCAGTCCACATGATTTGTACCTAAACCTCCCCCTCTTTCACAACCATTCAATACTTCAGAAACACAAACCGAGCAGCGAGTCAGCCGCGAATAACAGACCCGACAGAGGTATCGAAAGCTTCCAAAGAAGCAGATATGCCGACTTTAACGAAGCTTTACTCTATGCAAGAAGCTGCTGAGCATGGCAGCAAGGACGATTGCTGGGTCGTTATTGATGGCAAGGTACCAATTCTTTCACTTTCgatttttatataattaaagTTATTTACTTGATTGGTTGCCGGATTCAGTAAAATAGATAATTCATTGAGGGTTGTGAGTCTTTTTCCATTTGTTTGTGTTCTGTTAGTCTCCAAATGCGTATTGCTGGTCCAATGTGTCTGTTTTTTTGGTTATGGAGTGACTTGATTTGAATAAATTGCCTTCATAGCTTATCAGCTTTGGTTCTTGAATATGTTGACGGGTTTTATTCAGGACAGTACTAGCCCAAAATTTTTGATGTCAAATTATCCAATTGGGAAGGACGCAATGCCTTTTAAATTTATACATAATATAAACGGTTTAAGATGGGTCTTAAGCTGCTGGCTGGAACTTATGAGAAGGGAAGCACTTTACCAAGTTAGCCTGCAGTGATCTCAGTGTAGGCCTGTTGTGGCTTTAATTTTGTCGCTCGGTCTCTTGATATTAGAGGATATTGTGCTGTATGTCTCTTTATCCATTCGCTGGTCAATGGTCTTACCACAAGGGATATAGTTGTGTGTCTTGGTGAACTTGTTTATTTGCTGGTGCTACATGTCAAATCTTATTGCTGTACAGTGTAGCTTGTTGTGTGACCTGAATGGCCTGGGTTAATGTTTGGATTATACCCTTATTTAGTTCACACATGTCCTTTGCTGGATGAGGTCGTGCTCGTGTTGGAAGTTGTTGTTAGTCTTGTAAGggccaaaaaagaaaattggctGTACTTATGGTTTAATATGTTGTTTCTATTTTAGGTTTTCAGGCTTTCCTATTTCCATGGAGCTCCTGTGGCTAATGGAATATGAAAATCAAGAATAGGTTTAACGCATATCTTGTACTTGGCTTTTTTGGGCTAGAGTGAGGAGTTTACTTCCATCATGCTCCTAAGTAATATGCTGTCTTTTGGTTTGATGGAACAGAATTCTAAAGGTGTATGTAGATACCAATTGGGTATAATGCAAATCCTGAACTTATTAACCTATGCCTTAGGGGGCCTCTTTAGTTCATCATTCTTTTAATAAAAAGAAacctttatttttgtttatacaGAAGTGGTACTGTGTCTTCTTGGCTTATTCATCTAATGAGTTGAAGCTTGCCTTAATGCTTGCGTAGATTTGTTTTTCCAATTTCAGGTATATGATGTGAGTTCATATCTGGATGAGCATCCGGGAGGAGATGATGTTGTCCTTGCTGTGACTGgtattcttctttattttttgatcTCTTGCAATTTTTCACTTGTTAAATCTTCAAAATGAGGGGTATAAATAATGATAAGTAGACAAAAACTCAACCTCATTAGCTATATGCAAGAAATAAATTCATGTGACATGTAATTTCAATGAAGGGAAAGATGCAACAGATGATTTTGAAGATGCCGGGCATAGCAAAGAGGCGAGGGAGCTTATGGAGAAGTTTTGCATTGGCGAGCTGGACGAATCTGCCCCAGTAATCCCAGAACTTGAGattttctc
This genomic stretch from Tripterygium wilfordii isolate XIE 37 chromosome 22, ASM1340144v1, whole genome shotgun sequence harbors:
- the LOC119992297 gene encoding protein CRABS CLAW, whose product is MSMSLEAADKMPTDLVPPSEHLCYVRCNFCDTVLAVGIPCKRLVDTVTVKCGHCSNLSFLTSRPPLQGQCLDHPQFHLQEKQGFCSEFRKGQSSSSSSSTSNEPLSPKAPFVVKPPEKKHRLPSAYNRFMKDEIQRIKAANPEIPHREAFSTAAKNWARYIPNSPAGSVPSSTTSDGMDFAGIK
- the LOC119991940 gene encoding cytochrome b5-like encodes the protein MPTLTKLYSMQEAAEHGSKDDCWVVIDGKVYDVSSYLDEHPGGDDVVLAVTGKDATDDFEDAGHSKEARELMEKFCIGELDESAPVIPELEIFSKKQEADYAEKLKDLSKQYWAAPVAVIGISVVVGLLYLRKK